Genomic segment of Panicum virgatum strain AP13 chromosome 2K, P.virgatum_v5, whole genome shotgun sequence:
CAAAGTTAGTGGTTAAAGTTATTTTTAGAGACCGTGTTGACATCCGAAACAACTTACTTTACGAttaggagggagtatatatgcTTGGGGAATCAAGAGCTCAATGTTATTGTCCAAACTCAAAACACTATGCTTCATCACATCCCAAACTAGGACTGGACAAGGTGATCGTCGATCACAATACTCAAGGCAAAAATCACTAGAATGATGCGGTCAATATGCCAGCAGCCAGCCAACTTTATTTATTTAATAAATAAAAGGTAACCTTGATAATAATAAACAAAAGTTAAAACaagagagaagaaaaggaagagaGCTCAACTCAACTGCTTGTATCCGCAGAGCGAGGATACAGAGTTCGTGAATGAAACAGGCACCACTATAAGATCTCTTAAGATAGGATTAGGATAGGAGTAGGATTTGACGACTTGGAGGCGAGGCGAGAGCAATATATATGTAATAATAAGTGAAAttgaacgacgacgacgacgacgacgacgacactaAACAAGGACTGGAGCAGGCGGAGtcgtgggcgccgccgccacttgcCGGGGCGccggagacgacgacgacgtcgccgGAGGCTTGCCCCGGCCCATGGTGAAGCCGCGCGTGCCGTCAGGCATCCTGGGGCCCTGGGGAGGAGGCTGCCTGGGGCTGAAGGGGCACTtggcctgctgctgcttgctgctggGGCTGGACGTGCACTgcttgtgctgctgctgctgctgcctcgggCTGGATGGGTCGAAATGCCCGGCCATTCCGGCCGGAGCCGACTGCGGGCTGTGCGGCGCCGTCACGTGAAGCTTCCCTCGACCTCTCGCCCACCCGGCTgctttctgctgctgctgcttgctccCGCCATTGATGATCTGGTTGTGAtcgtcctgctgctgctgatcaGTTGCAGTTGGTGGTGAGTTGTTGTCCGCCGTCGGGGAGTCGGACGACATCTGGGAGTGCGGCGAGTCGTCGTCGGAGCCCACGAAGTGGTCGAAATCCGGGCGCTTCAGCCTCATCACGGACTTGGGCTGCAAAAATAAAGCAAGCATCCTCATCTCATCAATGCAATAATAAGCTATATATAATTGATGATTAAATTAACAGGCAGGATACACGCGTACCGAGCGCCTGAGCACTGTGCGGACTCGGAGGCCTTTCCTCCAGTTGCGTTCATCGTTGAGCTTGTCCACCGCTTTCTCAGCTTGCTGCGAGGTCTCGTACTCGACGAGCGCGTGCATCTTATTGCTCACCAGCGTGTGTGTGTCTGACTTGGAAGCAGCCCTTGCCGTGCTAGGCTCCTGGGGATGGCATATCTTGATGTTCTTCacgctgcatgcatgcatgcatgcattaataattaattaatgttATTATACATATTTATTTATTAGTTGCATGCATGCAATGGCGCCTGACCTTCCGACCACACCAAAGATCTTCTCGAGGCTGTTTCTTGACGAGTCCTCCGGCAGATTCTCTGCTATGATCATGCGAGACTGCATGCATcatcaggagacagtttggttgtttggtttttaatttcttcctCTGAATTCAAACTGAAACAGTACATGCATGCAACAATATACTAAGACATTGACCTGAAGCTCTTCCTTGTGCTTCTCAGTGAATGGCTGCCTGCGCCGGACTTTCTTGCCGTCATCGCTGACAATCTGCACGTATGCATGCATCATGGAATTGAATTAATATAATATAATGAACAACGTACACAACAATAAGTGAGCTACCATCTCCATCTCATCATCTGTTAGCTGCTTACAAGCTTTGTGGAGGTGCGAAGAGCCTTCACCAGCATCTGGTTGGTTGCCCCGAGAGACTTGATCTTCTTCCAGGACGCAATCACCGACAAGGGAACTGCAAATAATTAATTGAATGCGTACGTTGCTTATTATTAGTTAATTATATATAGGCATAGGCATTGATTATATTAATTAATAATCCATATATCCATCTGCTTAATTATATATTgggacaatatatatatatataagggataaataaatatatatataggaaaaaTTACATACCGTAGCCTTCTGTGTCTTTGTTCATGATCTTGAGCAAGAACTCGTTGGCCACCAGATTGATGTCGCTGAACTGGTACTCGACCTGCTTCACAATCTTCTGCGTGacgtcggcggtggcgccggtccCCTTGCCCTGCGCGCTGTTGCtcccgccagcggcggcggcggcgccgaactTGGCGTGCGCGAAGTCCGGCATGAAGAAGACGGGCTCGTGATCCTGGAAGAAGCTCCAGTCGGGCGTGAGGGCGCCAGCCTGCATCTGCATGAAGGGCGAGTAGTAgcctcccgccggcgccgacATGGGGCTCGCCatggggctggcggcggcggcgttgggcgACATGGGCACGAACTCTGGCGCGTGCACGTTGAACTTGAAGGGCGTCGCCGGTGCTGACGACGACGACACTACGACCAGTGGTCTGTCGCCGCCGTCTGCCGCCGCAGCTTCCTCGGAATTATTATTATGGGTCCCCTTGGAattggtggtggcggtggtgcacTTGACGTCGCTGCTCTCCTGCgccatggcggtggcggtggcggtgtcgGCGGCGGCTAATTAACCAATCGATCGATCGACCGATCGGCGTGCAGGGGTTGGGGAAGACGGCGATTTATACATATAATAATAAGTAGATGGATGCGGCGAACACCAGACCAGCCACTCGTTGTTTGTGAAGCGAGAGCATTTTCCTCGCATGCCATGCATGCAGGCATGTCATCGTCTCGTCCGTCCGTCCGTTGACCGCTCGCTCGCCGGCCTTACATGTAGGCAGCAGGCCCAATGCAACCATCTTTCTTTACGCCACGGGCTTGGGCCATGTTTAGGCGACACTCACTTtaatttaggcccaaaacattTAACAACTATTGGCCCCTTTTACAAGACGCATGATCTGACTGATAGTTCATTGACTTGACTTTGTAAAATTGTTAGGTTCTCCCTCTTCAGTTATGAAGATCGTACTCAAGTGAAGGGCCGGGTAATCAATCACAGCAGACAGCAGTAGTACTGGATGAATTGCTTGCTAGCTAGTCCTACTGATCGACTGACGACATGTAAGGTtgtctgcttttttttttttggattactACATGGTTGTGAACGAACTGCCACCTCTTTTATCTTAGCATCAAGACAACACTTTAGTGACAAAGGAGAAAGGAGGTCTCGGGAAAagacttgatttctttttttgaaCCAACGGGGAAAACACATGATGATTTACTGTGTGTTACGGTGTGTTTATGTGAGTATGCGTATCAATCAAAATGAATTAGAGGTGATGATCccgacaaatatatatatatatatatatatatatatatatatatatatatatatatatatatatagtttcagCATAGAATTTTTCTTTTGTTCCACTGCCAGCGGACCGACAGCATATAGGGTAATAAAAGTGGTGGATGATTTATACGTATTGATTTGCTGGGGTGTGGCTTGTCTTGAATTAATAAGAGGAACGTACGACTGCTAGCAGCAACTACATAATAAATATACTTCTTCTCGTGTCTTCCAGTTACTACCTATTATTCAACAAAGTAGAGATGGATCGAGTAGGATGCGATGCCAAATAGCCCATTCCTTTttttcttattcaaaaaaaaaagatgaggaCATACAAACCTTTATTCTATTCTTGCTAAATAATGAGAGTACTAATACTACATAGGAGTATATAATCCGATCCCCTGGAGTGAGAAGATCAGAAAAAGCATTGACAAGGAGAGGATTGTGAGGAAGAAAACAAAAGGATCGGAATACTGTACTAGTATATCATACTACAGTACTAAGGACGTTTGAGCAGGGGGCGCAATCGGCGTTTGGCTTTTGTTTTCCCTGCTCCAAGATTGTGTGTGTTCCTTTGCTTCCGTCCAAATTAAAGCAGCTACGACTAGGACAGTGCTCCAGATGCTGACTGATATTGTTGCTCAAGCTTCACTGCTTTGCTTTTGGGGGGCTTTGGTTGTTGGTTGTTCTGCACTTACATGGATGGAATCAGACCAGCAGGCAGCAGTTGGTTGTTCTGAGTCTCTGAGAGGAGAGGACAGACCCCTCCCAACCCTGAaaagaaagtttttttttttgcaatcacTGTTATTATTAAATTTTAATTGGTTGTACATCACGTGTTAGTTTGGCCTGCTGCGTGTACATTACTACTAGTTGTGCATGTAGATGTGATCAACTAAGCTTTGGGATGGATGATGGATGGATGGTTAACAGAATGGCAGGCATCTTGTAGTGTGCCAATGCCAGACTAGTCTAGTGGCGGGCCATGCTTGCTTGGAAGAAGAGAAGACAAGAGGGAGAATCCTGCGTGCGTGCAGCTCATGTCCCGGCCCGGCACATATTATATCAAATTGAAGAAAAAGTACTCTAGCAAGCAAAGTATCCAGGCCAATTCCTTTCAGAGCCGGTGATCTGCTGTATGTAGTAGGACTCACTCCCTGAAGCTGAAGGAGGAGTACGTAATAGAGCAGAGGCCACGTTTTACTCGAGACATGAATGATACGTCATCAAGAAAGATAAGCTGCTTCTACACACCTGACCTGACCTCAtctccattttctttcctttgTCGCAGTCGAGTCTCCATCCATCTTCATCTTGTGCCCAACGAATCCCAGCCCAGTTCGCTTGCAGCCACGCAGGCATCGGCCAAACGCCCTATTCCTTgcttgctctgctctgctccacTCCAAATCTCCCAACTCCATCCATCCAATAGCGCAGCGCAGGCgcagcggcctctctcctctcctctcctctgctcTTCTGCTTGTGGCGTGCGCACCACCACTTGTGTTGAGCCGGGGCGAATcgaatctttcttttctggCGCCGCGGCACCAGCTTTATTAGTAACATTTGCTTGCTCCCCCTCCGTTCAttctctgcttcttcttcttcttcttcaccggtCAGTCAGAGTAGGACCTGATCGATTCTGTGATCTCCATCCTCAATTCTCTAGGTTCAATTCCTTATTATAGCTAGCTCTTCTTGTGGCGGCTTGCCCTGGCCCCAAGTCTTTCTTCCTTGCTGTCGGTGCTTGCCTGTGTGATTGTTTCTTTCTTCCCCAAATGAATACGTGGCCGTTTGGCCGTTGCCATGGCCGGAGCTCCTGAATTCAATTCCATTCCATTCCATCCCTAGCTGCTTCTTGTTCTCGAGGACCCTATCCTACCTGCCGTCTCCTCTTGACCAGACCAAGAGTAAACTAGCAGATGGGGGCCAGGCTCAGGCTCCTCCGCGCGCTGTGCATGTGCAGCGCCCTGGCCATCGCCCTGCCGGCGCGCCCGCCCAGCGTCACAATCGGCGCCCTCTTCACCTTCGACTCCGTCATCGGCAGctcggccgccaccgccatccgCCTGGCCGTCGACGACATCAACCGCGACGCCACCCTGCTCAGGGGCACCAACCTCAGCGTGCTCATGCAGGACACCAAGTGCAGCGGATTCGTCGGCACAATCCAAGGTAAGCACCTCATCTGCTCAGTTTTAATTTCCTTTTTTGTTCTGCAAACCAACAAAAATCTATGCCTCCTCGTGCCCATCATCTTCACTGATCAAGTGGTTGGCCTGTATGCTTCAGAGAGTGCATACTGCATAGCATGTCTCTGTCTCCATTGGGGACCTCACCTCCCTTTCAATTTGTGTCATCTTGTTGCTGTGCTCCTTCAtactgttgttgttgttgttgttttgctGCGATCCCCTTTTCTCAATCAAGGTTACAATTAACAAACGGCTTGCCGCTTACCAACCAACTTCACATTCTGATGTGATGAGCAAGCACTGCTTTCCTTCCATCCACTCCCATTCACATGCAAACCTAGTTTTAGTCTGTCCTAAGTCAAACATTTTAACTCTAGCTCCGGATGGTTTGCTTTCCAGTTGtaccacaccacaccacaccactATTGGTTCGCTATGAGCAGTTTATTTATTATTCTAAAAgaattagtatttttttttcttttagagaTGAGATGGATAGTCAAAGTCTGATGGGAGAGAAAGAGTAGTTTGGTGTTTCGCTTATTTGTACACAACTAGTATAGTACTGTCAACTGTGTGTCCCTTGATGGCTTCATCTTTTAGAACACAATTGATAACTGGAGTAGTAGTATAAGCTTTGCATCAGTCAGATGACGTCAGATGAGTGAGTCAGCCAATGCGAGTCAACTGCCtcttctatatgcatgcagctCTTGAGCTGATGGAGAAGCAGGTGGTGGCCGTGGTGGGCCCGCAGTCGTCGGGCATCGCCCACGTGGTCTCCCACGTGGTGAGCCAGTTGCGCGTGCCGCTGGTGTCCTTCGCCGCCACCGACCCGGCGCTCGCCTCCGCGCAGTACCCCTTCTTCGTCCGCGCCGCGCACGACGACGCCTTCCAGATGGCCGCCGTGGCCGACGTCGTCGCCCACTTCGGCTGGCGGGAGGTCACCGCCGTCTACGTCGACACCGActacggccgcggcggcgtcgacgcgCTGGGCGACGCGCtcgaggccgccgcgcgcgccaggATCACCTGCAAGGCCGCCTTCCCGCCGGGCGCCGACAGCGCCGCGCTGGTCGACCTCCTGGTGCGCGCCAGCATGATGGAGTCGCGCGTCTTCGTCGTCCACGCCGCCCCGGACTCGGGCCTCGACAtcttcgccgccgcgcacaaGCTCGGCATGATGGACAGCGGCTACGTCTGGATCGCAACCGagtggctcgccgccgccatcgactcgtcgtcggcggcggcgtcgtggaGAACAACTGCAATGAGCCGGATACAGGGCGTGCTCACGCTGCGCCAGTACACCCCGGACTCGGACGCCAAGAGGTCTCTGGAGGCGAGGTTCGCCGCAGCCGCCAACCGGCAGAACGCCACCGCGGAAGCAGCAGGCAGCATGATGAACGCCTACGGGC
This window contains:
- the LOC120659822 gene encoding la-related protein 6C-like, whose translation is MAQESSDVKCTTATTNSKGTHNNNSEEAAAADGGDRPLVVVSSSSAPATPFKFNVHAPEFVPMSPNAAAASPMASPMSAPAGGYYSPFMQMQAGALTPDWSFFQDHEPVFFMPDFAHAKFGAAAAAGGSNSAQGKGTGATADVTQKIVKQVEYQFSDINLVANEFLLKIMNKDTEGYVPLSVIASWKKIKSLGATNQMLVKALRTSTKLIVSDDGKKVRRRQPFTEKHKEELQSRMIIAENLPEDSSRNSLEKIFGVVGSVKNIKICHPQEPSTARAASKSDTHTLVSNKMHALVEYETSQQAEKAVDKLNDERNWRKGLRVRTVLRRSPKSVMRLKRPDFDHFVGSDDDSPHSQMSSDSPTADNNSPPTATDQQQQDDHNQIINGGSKQQQQKAAGWARGRGKLHVTAPHSPQSAPAGMAGHFDPSSPRQQQQQHKQCTSSPSSKQQQAKCPFSPRQPPPQGPRMPDGTRGFTMGRGKPPATSSSSPAPRQVAAAPTTPPAPVLV